AAGCGAGTAAACAGAGAAAAAATCACAGTACAAGACCTACCCATCATCAAATCCTTGTAGGGGCGGGTCTTGTATCTATCCAAATTTATAATCGCTGTGATTTTTGTATTGCTGAATCGTTGAATAACAGAGCATCAGGAAAGTGACGTTGGGCACGTTCTGCGGAGGTGCAGTGATTGCCTCTTGTTGCCAATCGGGTAGGGCAAACTCGCTTCACATAAGCTAGCGCCTCTGGCCACCTGACTTGGTTGATACAGTGTGCCCCATTTACACCCCAAGCTGCTTCAAACCGCATCTCTGGCATTACATCTGGTTTCTGGATGCCTAGGCGATCGTAGAGATTGATTGGAGTGCCGTCTTTGGTATGGGCCACACCATCCCCACAATAATCCGCGCGTACCATCCGCACACAAGCAGAATGATAATCTCGGAGCGATCGCCCTTTGACATTTTGCCAAGGTTTGTAGCCGAACCGCATGCACTTGGCTAAAGCTGCGTTGGTACAGCTAAATGTCACCAATTTCTTATTGGGGCGATAATTGCCTCGGCTATCCCAAGAACCTTGCAGCACCACTGCTTTAGCCACTCCTTTTGCATCTGGTTCACAGAGGTTTTGCCAGTTCTGCTGGTTGTCTTGATAGAAAACGGTGTAGAGATATGTTTTTTTCTCTAGATCAAGTGGATCAACTTCAGTATCCCGCACTTGAAACTTCTGTTGGCGACCTTGATCATCAAACCCTACCATTTCAGTGATTTGAAGCTCTGTTTTGGAGAGAGGCACCTTATCTTTTTCAGGGGGATGAGAGGTAGGTCTCGCGATCGCAATGCTGCCCCAAGCGAATAAAAACACCAAAACTAGCAACAGCGATCGCAATATTGGCTTAATACGCATGCAGTCCTTCTCAAACAATCCCAACAATCTCAACAATCTCAATAGATTGAGCGTTTTATGGCTCAAGCTCACTTCTTCACCGAGATGGAACCGTAAAAGATCTGTTCCATCTCAATTAGGTGATTTAGATAGCAGCTTTGTTTACTTGATGCCTACCAAACGGCCCTCTTCAACTTGAATCTCCGTGAACTCAGGACTCGACAAGACCATACCCGTCTCTTGAGAAGCTGTCACTGCTGCGTTCTGACTTTCTTGACCATTCACATTACGCCCATTTAAGTTAACACCATTGAGGT
This region of Trichocoleus desertorum NBK24 genomic DNA includes:
- a CDS encoding ADYC domain-containing protein → MRIKPILRSLLLVLVFLFAWGSIAIARPTSHPPEKDKVPLSKTELQITEMVGFDDQGRQQKFQVRDTEVDPLDLEKKTYLYTVFYQDNQQNWQNLCEPDAKGVAKAVVLQGSWDSRGNYRPNKKLVTFSCTNAALAKCMRFGYKPWQNVKGRSLRDYHSACVRMVRADYCGDGVAHTKDGTPINLYDRLGIQKPDVMPEMRFEAAWGVNGAHCINQVRWPEALAYVKRVCPTRLATRGNHCTSAERAQRHFPDALLFNDSAIQKSQRL